In Halostagnicola larsenii XH-48, the sequence GGCTACGCCGACATGGCGGTCGCACTGGGGCAGGCCGACGGCCTGATGGGCATCGGAAGCGCGGATCGGTACTATACGTACGTGTACGACGAACTTCCGGGAGTCGACGTCGATCAGAGCGTTCTCGAGGAGTATCCAGAAGTGCAGACGAAAGAGGAGTTCTACGAACTCGAGGCTGACGTCCACCTGTACGATCCGGAGATGCTCATCAACTGGTTCGACTGGGACGACAACGACGTCGACGAGATCGCCCAAACCGTTGGCCCGTTCTACGGGAACCTGATCTTCCGTCGATCCGACGACTGGCACGACTACGAGTACTATACGCTCTATGAAGCCTTCGAGAAGGTTGCAAATGCGTTCCAACAGACCGATAGGTTCGAGGCGTTCGAACAGTTCCACGACGAGTTCATCGACTCGATCCAAAGTCGGCTCCCACTAGCGGAAGACCGGCCCGACGTGTTTCTCACCTTCGAGGGCACCGAGGAACCCGAGACGTTCTCCCCGTACCGGCTCAATGACGACGGAACCAGCAAAAAACAGTGGCGCGACCTCGGCGTGACGGACGCGCTCGCAGGTACGGATATCGACAACCTCAGCACGACGAATCGTGGCGAGTTGGACTACGAGAATCTCCTCGAGATCGATCCGGACGTGCTCCTCGTTCGCGGCCACGAACGAAAATCGCCCGCGGAGTTCCGAGACGTCGTCCTCGCCTACATGGAGGACCATCCGGTAGGGAGCGAACTGACGGCCGTCGAGAACGGCCAGGTGTATCGCGGGGGCTATCTGCACCAGGGGCCGATACACAACCTGTTTCTGACCGAACGAGCCGCGAAGCAACTCTACCCCGACGAATTCGGTGCGGTAACCGACGATACGGAACTGTTCGATCGACAACGGGTCGCGGATATCATCAACGGTGAATTCTGACATGCCAGCACAAAAGGAGACGGACGCGACCGAAGAACCGACGCGTCGAGACTACATGCGATACGGTGGGACGATCGTCGGCGGCGGATTACTCGCCGGTTGTCTGGGAGACGGCGATACCTCGCCCGACACAAACACCGCCGAGGGCTACACAGCGACGATAGCACCGGTCGGTGAGGTCACCTTCGACGCACCGCCTAAGTCGATTTTTACCCGACTGACACACCTCGCCGGGATGGCCTTCGCGCTCGGACGGGGAAACGACGTCAACGCGATGCACGCACCGGACTACTACGACGCGCTGTGGAACCAGTTCACGCCGCACCTCGAGGGCGTGTCGCTGGATTGGACCGGCCTGTATTCATCCTGGGAACCGGACAAAGAGCAACTCTACGAACTAAATAGCGATGTCCACCTGGCAGATCCCGCGAGCATGTTCGCGCTCGGGAGCTGGGATATGGACGATATCGAGGAGATCGCTACCAACATCGGCCCGTGGTTCGGGAACACGTTCAGCGATCGAAACGAGGCCCCGCCGGACGAGTGGGCCGATCAGTACCAGTACTACACGCTCTGGGAGCAATTCGAACGGGTCGCACAGGTATTCCGTGCGGAAGAACGGTATCAGGCACTCTCGGAGATCCACACTGACCTGCTCGAGACTATCGAGTCGGGACTGCCACCGGCTGCTGATCGACCGACCGCAGTACTGGTCGGCATGAGCGATATCGAGAGTATCTACGCCTACACGTTGAACACTCCTGGATTCCTGACGGCCCACCTCCGACCGCTCGAGCCGGTCGGCGCGTTCGGTGATGAGGTCTCATCCGGCGATACGGTCGACATGGAGGCGATGCTGGAAGCGGATCCCGACGTCATCTTCTCGATGGGTGGGATGCACCCGGAGACCGATATGGTCGCGATCCGGGAGAACCTCACCGATCACTCGGTCGCTCGAGAGATCTCTGCTGTAGAGAATGATCGCGTGTACGCACAGGGCGCACGATATCAGGGGCCGATTTTGAACCTCTTCCAACTCGAAATGACGGCAAAACAGCTCTATCCCGACCAATTTGGTACGTGGCCGACCTACGAAACGGGACCCTACCCGGAGATTCCCGTGGACGAACGATTGTTCGATCGCGGGCGGGTAGCCGACATCGTGAACGGGAATTTCGAGCGATGAACGAACGGATACGCCCGGACGTCTTGGTGTCGTCTCGAGTGTGACTCCCATGCTGGTCAGTCATCCGATTCCGACGGCGGAGGGTCGGTTCGACGTGGCGATCCCGTACTGTAGGCCGTATAGAGTATCACCACGGCGATAAAGAAATCAAAGCTGTGCTCGACGAGGTGATGTATCGGCATCGGAACGACCCCGGAGAGGGTGCCGAATCCGACGAGCGTCCGGATGACCAACAGCGCGAGCGCGATGGTGATGCCGAGGTACGGAGCGGTCCGCCGTCGCCAGAAGGCGACCAGACTTCCGAGAAACAGGACCGTGGTGCCGAGCGCTGCGAGGATAATAACGCCGAGCAGCAAGACCGAGAAACCAGGGTCGAACCAGTTCGCCCCGAACGACGTCGTTCCCAGCGTCGTCCTTCCAATGGCTGCGGGTCCGATTGCCGATTCCGAAGCGAAACGAAACGGGGCGGCCGCCATCTCAGGCCTCGCTGTGAGTGGATTCGATCCGGTCTACGAGCGTTTCTGTCGATTTTCGACCCGCACCAGACCACGCGACATCGTTGCGTTCGTCGAGGACGATCGCCGTTGGGATTTCGACGACCTCGAACGCGTCGGTAAGCTGAAGGTCGTTGTCCAACCCGACAGTCCAATTCCCCCCGTGTTCGCGCCACCACTCGATGACGTCGTCTCGAGCGATCGATTGACCGATCGGCTCGTTCGTAATCGAAATGAACTGTACATCGTTGCTGACGGTCGAGTGGACCTGTGACAGTGGTTCCATCATCGATTCACAGGTCCCACACCACGTCGCGAAGAACTCGAGGAACGTCGTGGTGCCGCGTTCCGGTGCGGAGACGGTTCCGGCATCGCTACCGGGCGCATCGAGCGTTTCGACGGAAACCGGATCCACACCGGTTTGGGTGCCCAAGATGCGACGGTCGCTAACGAACAGTCCGGCACCGCCGACGAGGCCGAGACTGCCGGCCCCGAGAAGCATGTCGCGCCGCCTCACAAGAATCCTCCGCCGTTCTCGCCGCGGACCGTGGCAAGGTCGTCGAGTATCGTGTTCGCTCCCGGCATCTTTCTGTACGCGCGTTCGACGTAGCCGTCTTCGTTGGCGAGGATGATAAGCGTCACGTGAACGAACATATCTTTCATCTCGCCATCTTGGTCGTCCTCGGATTCGCCCGAATGGGCGGCCCCCTCCGTATCTTCGGTGTAGGCGTCCGTTTTTTCGAAGCCGATTCCGAAGGTGTCGTTGACGACTTCCTGTGCTGTGTCGTGGGATTCGGGACGAAGGAACTGCCAGTTTTCGGCGTCCGGGTCCGCGCCCCGTTCCTCGGAGAACGTCCGCAACCGATCTGCGGTGTCGTAGGCGGGGTCGAACGTGACGGGCAAGAACGCGACCTCGTCCTCGTAGTCGTTCTTCGCGGCGTCGGATTGAATCTGCGCGAGCGTCGACGTGAGGGTCGGACACGGCCCGTGACACCGGGTGAAGACGAACGTCATCAGGACGTGTCGGTCACCGACGAACTCGGTCGTGGTCACGTCCCGGTCGTGAAGCGGCGACGGCACCGTCACTTCCGGAAGTTCCTGTCCGTAAGCCGGATAGGCGATGTCTTCGCTGTCCCCTCGGCGATCAGGCGAGTCGAGGACGGTGTCGGAATTACCGCGATTCAAACAACCGGCCGCGAGGATGGCTCCCGTTGTGCCCAGTGAACCCAGATATGCGCGTCGCTGCATGGCGGATTGTAGGAAGTGAGGACTCAAAGGCCGAGTGGTTCAATTCCCGAATGCCAAAGCCGCAATGAGTCTCCGGGTACGAACCGTTTCGAGACGATCACGAGCGGTCGACGACCCGATTCTGTAACACAACCAACTATGTAGCTCGCAGTCTCACCCTCGAGTATGGGCACACCAGATAGGACGCTTATAATTTGCCGACGAGCGAGCGAGACGATCACCATCGACCGAAGAACACCAGCAAAGACGTTCACGTGGAGGTCTCGATGGTAGATCTCGCAATTTCGATTGCACAGCTCGCGGCTGCGCTTTTTCTGGTCTTCTTAAACGGCTTCTTCGTCGCGGCGGAGTTCGCCTACGTCCGCATTCGGTCCACAGCAGTCGAACAACTGGCCGCAGAGGGCCGAACCGGGTCGGCAATCCTGCAAGAAGCCGTCGACAATCTCGACAATTATCTCGCGGTGACCCAGCTCGGAATTACCCTCGCCTCGCTCGGCCTGGGGTGGCTCGGTGAGCCGGCCATCGCTGCCCTGCTCGAGCCGGTGTTCGAGCCGTTGCTGCCAGAAAGCGTGATCCACATCGTCGCCTTCGCGATCGGCTTTAGCATCATCACATTCCTCCACGTCGTCTTCGGCGAACTCGCGCCGAAGACGATTTCGATCGCCCAACCCGAGCGGATCGCCTTGCTCGTCTCGCCACCGATGAAACTCTTTTACTATCTGTTCGTCCCCGGTATCATCGTCTTCAACGGGACTGCGAACCGGTTCACGCGACTGATCGGGATTCCGCCCGCCTCGGAGACGGACGAGACGCTCACAGAAGAGGAGATCCTAACCGTCCTCAGCCGATCCGGCCACGAGGGTGAAATCGGTGTGACTGAAGTAGAGATGATCGAGCAAGTGTTCACGCTCGACGATACGACCGCTCTGGACGTGATGGTTCCTCGGCCGGACGTCGAAACCCTCCGGGCAGACCTCTCGCTCCCAGAGATTCGATCACGGATCCTCGAGGCAGATCACACCCGATATCCCGTCGTCGATGCCGAAGATTCCGATCAGGTAATCGGATTCATCGACATCAAAGACGTGTTGCGCGCGAGCGAGTCGATCGAGGAGGGGACATCCAGCACAATAACGGCCGGTGAGATCGCTCGGGAGATTCCGATCGTTCCGGAGACGACATCAATCGCCGATATCCTGGCCCGGTTCCAGCGCGACCGAGGACAACTAGCCGTGGTTGTCGACGAGTGGGGGGTATTCGAGGGGCTCGTTACTGTCGAAGATATCGTCGAGCAGATCGTCGGTGATCTTCGCGACGAGTTCGACGCCGACGAACCCTCGATCGAGCGCCGCGACGACACCTACATCGTTGACGGGTCCATGTCCGTCTCAGCGGTCGACGAGCATCTCGATGCCGAATTCGAATCGGACGACTTCGGCACCATCGGCGGCTTCGTGCTGAACGAACTGGGCCGGGCCCCCGAAGCCGGCGATCGAGTCTCCGTCGATGGCTACACGTTCACAGTAGCCGATATCGACGGTGCTCGGATAACGTCGCTGCTGGTCCGTCAATCCGACTCCGCAGCGAGCGAGTGATCGGACAGCAGAGCGCAGAGCAGGTACCAGCGCCGACCGTATAGAAAAAATACTAATATCTTGCTCGAAGAACAAAACACAATGGAGTTCCAAACGACGTACCGATACCCGGTAGTGACCGCTTCGTGACGGACCGGTCGCTCCCTTCGCTGGCGGAGGTGCGATCAGTAGTCTCGCGAAATCGGATTCGTATCGTACTAGTTGCCCTGATCCTGCTCTCTGCTGGCGTCGTCATCGACGGCGCAACTGGAGATGAGACATCGACGGCGACAGAGGCGGACGTTCCCGAAGCGCCGGAGACGGATAATCACACGGTCGTCACCGAATCCGGGCGAGCAGGGACGATAACCGTCTACTCGCCCGACGGCGAAGTCGAGTACTACAACAACTCGAGAACGAAGTACTTCGACGCTGATCCGGTCGAAGGTGATCCGATGACGATCGAATACACGGCGACGGATACGATCCACTCGGAAGGACCGACGTGTAGTGATCCGCCGTGTGCGCGAAACGTCCTAGAGCGCGTCGATCTCGAGGATGAAGATCCCGAGCCCGAAGTCATCTACGAGCGCTACGATTACAAGGAGACCGCCGGCGAGTGGCACGACTCGTCGCGGATCAACGAGACCCACGTCGCCATCGCCGATATCGTCGCCGACCAGGTGTTCATCGTGAACACGGAAACGGAAGTCGTCGAGTGGCTCTGGGACGCACAGAGCGACTATCCGGTCGAAGAAGGCGGGCCGTATCCGGAAGACTGGGCCCACATTAACGACGTCGAGTACATCGACGAGGGCGAACACGAGGGTCGAATCATGGCCAGCCTTCGTAATCAGGACCAGGTCGTCTTCCTCGATCAGGAGGAGGGACTGGTCGAAGACTGGACGCTCGGAGACGAGAACGACTACGACGTCCAGTACGAACAGCACAACCCCGATTACATCCCCGAATCAGAGGGCGGTCCGGCGATCGTCGTCGCCGACTCCGAGAACGGACGCGTACAGGAGTTCCAGCGTGAAAACGGCGAGTGGAATCGGAGTTGGGAGTGGCAAGACGAGCAGATCCAGTGGCCTCGAGACGCCGACCGACTCCCCAACGGAAACACGCTTATCGCCGACTCCCACGGGAACCGCGTCATGGAGGTAAATCAATCGGGCGACATCGTCTGGGAAGTCGAATCGACGCTCCCCTACGCGGCTGAACGCTTAGAGACCGGCGCAGAAAGCGAAGGTGGTCAAAGCGCGGCTGAACTCGGACTGGAGTCTCGTACAGAAGAGGACGAGAGTGGCGGCGGCGATGACGACTCCGGCGGTGGCGGATTCGGATTCAACCCGATCGAATACCTCGGGAACGTCCTCGAGAACGTCCTCCCACACCGCATCTACAACGGCATGTTGTACGCGACGCCGATCTGGATGGGATCGACCGAGTTCGCCGCGATCGGACTGGGTCTGCTGACCGGATTGGCGTGGGCCGGGATGGAAATCAGGTGGCAACTTCGCGACGTAGGCGTCCGGTTCCGGGTCCCCGTTTACCGTCGAGGCGACTGAGTCGTCCACCCTCTCATTTAGATGGCACCGTTACGCCAGTAAGTACGTCTGCGGGATGACGTTCGAAGACCAGATTCACTCGAAAGCGTTTGACGAATAGAGGTTCGGAGCGTACTCTCTGAAGTTGAGTAACGTAGGGTCGTGATTTGACGGATTCCGACTACGCGTTCGGTATCGGGCTAATCTCGATCGTTCCCCTGCTAAACGCCGTCACATCAAATCCCTCATACGAAAAGGAGAGATTGCCGTTCCTCAGTCCTTCAGCGGCTGTCTCCGTAAACAGATCGTCGAGCGCCTCCGTATCAATCACGAAATGGAGCGGGGTAAGTTCACCGGGATCTCTGTCGTCGACAGCGGCTACCACCGCAACTACTGCGAGACTCGGTTGATCGCGCCTACTGTCGTACTCCGCCCGGAACGTATCTTCGTCTCCGTCGAACTCGATATCGTTCATCGAGTCGACGATCTCGACAGCACCAATCGCTTCTCGAGTGGATTCCATTACCAGAACGGAGGGGTTCCACCGGGATGACCCTAGATTTTGCTCGCGCAACACACATTTAAGTGGTGTCGATGTCGGTCACTCTTGAGTCGTTATAAGCGTACTCGCGACGAGCCGTCGAAGACTGCGTTGTAAACGCGATGAAACCGCCTGTCGACTGATCTCGAGTTCATCGGCAAGGTCGTCTTGGGTGGCATCTCTCGGCGAGTTGAAGTACCCACGAGAGTAAGCGAGCACCAACGTTGACCGCTGGCCCTCGGTCAAATCGAATTCCCCGTCTGATTCGAGCGGTGAGAGCGCGTGGAGTTGGGTAAGTTCGATGGGAATCTCGTTTGCACGACAGTACGATTGGAATTCGGAGACATTCTTTTGATCGCTACTCCTGACTTCGAACGTCCAGTTTTCCACATCCCCCAGCCCAGAAAGGAGCGTGACTTCAGTGTTGACGATAGCGGTTAGAACGCTTTCGTGGTCGAGGTTCCAGTCGATCCGGACGAACAGTTGCTCAGCTAACTCATCGATTACTCTAAACTCATCGACGCCTTCATCGGCGCTCAGGTCAGCCTCGAGGTCGCCGATGTTCTCCGAGTAAATCCAGAAGTACGGTATGACGGCATCGCTCGTCGGAACGACGCGATCCAGTTCGATGCTGGCGTCTGGTAACTCTTCGAAGATCGTGTTCAACGGGAATTCGGGTTGATCGACGGTGAACGAGGCTTCGATAGCCATAGATTCGATTAGCTGCTACCCTCCTTTCGAGTTTCCCGTTGCTGGTGCATGGTACGGCAAAACGTTCTCTGGTCAAACGATGATACGTCCGACTATGGCCGGCATCAACTGTAATCGATTCCGACCGAAAGGGCTGGATCGTCTCACGTTCTGAGACCGTATTCGGTGTGTCCAGACTCGCTTGAAGGCCGCTCGAGAATTCTTCGCGGTCACGAGACGGCCGACCGGACACTCAAGTCGCTCCATCGAAGCTACCAGATCAACAGGTGGCCACCGATCAGGTAGAGTCCGGCGAGGATCGACTGGAATGAGAGCGATCCGAGCGCCGAGAGGACGAGGAATGTCCGGCCGTTCATCTCGGAGAGACCGGCAGGAATCGTTAGCAAGCCTCTGACGAACAGCATCGAGTTACTCACGGCGACGGCGATCCCGCCCCAGCGATCGAACCAGCCGTCGAACCGCTCGAGTCGCGATTCCGTGACCGGGAACCACCGTTTCTCGAGAATGTACTCCCGGCCGGCACGGTGGACGAGATAAAACAGGATCACCTGTCCGATCGTCGTTCCGACGACCGCGATGGCGACGATAGTGATCACCTCCGGAATCGACGATCCGATCAGCGCCAGCGCGGCGGGGACGACGAGTTCGCTCGGCATGAACCGAAGCATCATCGCCCCCTCGAGGATACAGATTCCGAACAGTACCAGCAAGGCGAGCTCCGACGTCAGCATCGACTCGAGCCAGGTCGGCATTGCCTCGAGTTGAGGCGGATTCATTACTGGTGAATAGATCACCCGAAATGTAAGCGTTATTGATTCGTGGAGGTGCGTGTGGACAGTGCTGTCCGACCACAGATGGCAGTATTCTGGAAGCCACCTCGACACTATTCGCCGGTTTAACGAGGAAGTTAGGGACTCCAGCGGCAGTGAAGAGGCGATTGCGTCGACTGCTCGAGTCTGGATTGCAAATGACCGACACGAAAGTGGCCGACGCGACCTGCCGCTGGGTTGAACGTAGTCGTCGCTGCGGGGATTATTAACACTCACTTCAGAACCACAATGATTATTATTTTCTCCTTCAATCTTAATAACGCATGCCACAACAGACTCGGCGACGATTCGTGGAGATCGGGTTGGGAGCTGCTGCCATCGGCGCGATCGGCGGATGCTTGTCGAATCCGACGGGTAGCGACAGTGAGGAAACAGTCGTCCAGACGTCGTTTTTCGTAGTCGGTGACTTCGCGGACGCCATCGCGGGTGACGCTGCGACGGCAGAGACGCTGGTCCCGGTCGGACAGCACGGCCACGGGTGGGAGCCAGGCCCGCAGATCCAGGGAACGGTATCCGAGTCCGATCTGTTCGTTCGTGTGGCCGAGGGGTTCCAGCCGTGGGCAGACGACCTCGTGGAAACCCTCGAGGACGACGATGCCGACGTTCAGTTCATCACCGCCGGAGCGGACGTCGACCACCTCGAAGTCGGCCAGGGGCACGATCATGGAAGCGATGGCCACGATCACGAATCAACTCAGTCCACCACCGAGGACGGTCACGATCACACCGTCGACGATCCACACTTCTGGCTCGATCCGGCACGCGCAAGAACGGCCGTCGAGACCATCCGCGACGCGTTCGTCGCCGTCGACGGGGCCAACGAGGATGCATACGTCGAAAACGCCGAGGAGTACCGGGCCAGGCTCGAGGAACTCGACGAGACGTTCGAATCGACGCTCACGGACGCATCGGGGGACGTCGTACTCGTCGCCGGCCATAACGCGTACCAGTATCTCGGACACCGCTACGAGTTCGAGATCGAGACGCTGACGGGACTGGCCCCCGACAGTCGGCCGACCCCGGCGGATATCGAGCGAGCGCAGGAGATCATTGCAGAACACGACCTCGAGTACGTCTGTGCCGACCCGCTAGAATCGCAAACGGCTGCCGAGCAACTCGTCGAGGAGACGGACGCGACCGATATCCTCCCGCTGACGCCGATACCAGGCCAGACACAGGAGTGGGCTGACGACGGCTGGGGGTACGTCGATATCATGGAGAAGATCAACCTCGAAACGCTGACGGAGGTACTCGACGGACGATGACCGGTTCGTCACCGACCGACTACGAACCGAAGCGGATGGGTTCGCCAACGCCGGGACCGATCGATCCGTCTCGATCCGAGCTACTGTCAGTCGTCCTCGGGCCGACTGAGCGACTGGTCTGTACGATCTATCCGCCGGACGTGGCCGCTCCCTACCGGACGACGACGTGGATCACAGCCTCGGGGAGCGCGTTCGTCGACCTCGAGGGGATGCGATGATGTCCGGCCGAGCGTCCGAACCGATCGTCAGCGTCGACGAGGTCACCTTTCGATACGGCGAGCAAGCGGTCCTCGAGGACGTGTCGCTCACCGTCGAACCAGGCGCGTTCCTCGGACTGGTCGGGCCGAACGGAAGCGGCAAAAGCACGCTAATCGAACTCGTTCTCGGGATCAAACGTCCTGACTCGGGATCAGTGGTTCTCTTCGGCGACCGCGCTCACGAGTTCGACGAGGGCGAGCAGATCGGGTACGTCGCACAGGATGCTACAGAGACAGCTCAGGAGATGCCGATAACGGTGCGTGAGGTCGTCACGATGGGACGATACCCTCGTCGGCTCTTCGGCCGGTTCTCGCGAGCGGATCGACGGGCGATCGACGAAGCGCTCGAACGCGTCGGGATCGCGGATCTCGCGTCCCGTCGCATCGGCCGGCTCTCCGGCGGACAGCGACAACGCGTGTTCATCGCTCGCGCGCTGGCGTCCGAAGCGGACCTCCTGATTCTCGACGAACCGACCGTCGGCGTCGATGCCGAGTCGCGAGAAGCGTTCTACACGCTTCTAAGTGATCTGAATGCAACCGGACTCACCATCGTCCTCATCGAACACGACATCGGCGTCGTCACCACGCACGTGACGGACATCGCCTGTCTCAACCGCAAGCTGTACTTCGACGGTGATCCGAAGGAATTCGTTGAGACGGACGCTCTCGCGCAAGCCTACGGGTCAGACCAGCACGTTATTCAGCACGATCACTGATATGCTCGATTGGTATACTCTACTTGGTGTGGACGGAACATCCGCCGTCGCCACGATTCAGTTACTCGACCTCCTGTACGGGGTCTTCGAGTGGTTCCTCGAGGACGCGTACGGCACCATGATGGACCGTCTCGCGGAGATTCTGGGCGTGCGGATGCTCGGATACCCCTACATGCAGCGAGCCTACCTCGCTGCAGTGTGTATCGCCATCATCGGACCGATCGTCGGAACGTTCCTCGTCCACCGTGAGATGGCGATGATCGGGGATACGCTCTCCCACACCGCCTTCGCGGGTGTCGCCGTCGGTCTGTTCATCAATGCGACGTTTTCACTGTCGCTGTCACCGCTGCTCACTGCCTTCGTGGTGGCGGTCATCACGGCGTTGCTCGTCGAGTTGCTGATCGAATACGCCGATACGTACAGCGATACGTCATTGGCGATTGTATTGACCGGCGGATTCGCGATCGGGAGCATTCTCATCACTGCGACAGACGGCGGGATCGCCGTCGGGATCGACGCCTACCTCTTCGGTAGCCTCGCGACCGTTTTGAAGGCGGATACCGGACTGCTGGTCTTCATGAGTTTGCTGGTCGGCGGAGTCGTTTCGCTGGCGTACCGTCCGCTGGTATACGTCACGTTCGACGCGACGGCTGCCCGCGCAGCGAGGATTCGGGTTCGACGCTACAAACGACTCATGGTCGTGCTCACAGCGTTCGTCGTCGTGAGTGCGATGCAGATCATGGGCGTCATCTTGGTCGTGGCGATGCTCGTCGTACCGGTTGCGACCGCGGCACTGGTCGCCCAGAGTTTCAAACAATCTATCGCACTCGCGATACTCGCCGGCGAGTTCGCGGTGATCATCGGTGTAACGGTCTCGTACGCTTACGATATCGCCGCCGGTGGTTCGATCGTCATCTCGGCAATCGGCGTGTACGCCACCGTGCTTGGGTTGGAAAAGCTGGCTCGCGAAACCCCAATTTCGACGGTGATGAAATGGGGGCGAAACCACGAGAAACGTGGTGAGGATGGTAGTAAAGCCGGCAGCGGAGAAGAGGACTAAGTCGACGCGAGCGCCGCGGCGACTCGAAGCGAACCTGTCGCCGACTTCTCGTACTACCTCTCGGCCAGACGTTCGCGAAGACGGCTCTCGTCGCCGGAAAGGGTGAGAAAACAACTCTCACCGCCGAAAACGTTGCTACGAAAGGCTGATCGAATTCGGACATGTGTCCCTGATGTACTGTCATACACCACAAACG encodes:
- a CDS encoding metal ABC transporter substrate-binding protein; amino-acid sequence: MPQQTRRRFVEIGLGAAAIGAIGGCLSNPTGSDSEETVVQTSFFVVGDFADAIAGDAATAETLVPVGQHGHGWEPGPQIQGTVSESDLFVRVAEGFQPWADDLVETLEDDDADVQFITAGADVDHLEVGQGHDHGSDGHDHESTQSTTEDGHDHTVDDPHFWLDPARARTAVETIRDAFVAVDGANEDAYVENAEEYRARLEELDETFESTLTDASGDVVLVAGHNAYQYLGHRYEFEIETLTGLAPDSRPTPADIERAQEIIAEHDLEYVCADPLESQTAAEQLVEETDATDILPLTPIPGQTQEWADDGWGYVDIMEKINLETLTEVLDGR
- a CDS encoding DUF7511 domain-containing protein; translated protein: MTGSSPTDYEPKRMGSPTPGPIDPSRSELLSVVLGPTERLVCTIYPPDVAAPYRTTTWITASGSAFVDLEGMR
- a CDS encoding metal ABC transporter ATP-binding protein, which gives rise to MMSGRASEPIVSVDEVTFRYGEQAVLEDVSLTVEPGAFLGLVGPNGSGKSTLIELVLGIKRPDSGSVVLFGDRAHEFDEGEQIGYVAQDATETAQEMPITVREVVTMGRYPRRLFGRFSRADRRAIDEALERVGIADLASRRIGRLSGGQRQRVFIARALASEADLLILDEPTVGVDAESREAFYTLLSDLNATGLTIVLIEHDIGVVTTHVTDIACLNRKLYFDGDPKEFVETDALAQAYGSDQHVIQHDH
- a CDS encoding metal ABC transporter permease — encoded protein: MLDWYTLLGVDGTSAVATIQLLDLLYGVFEWFLEDAYGTMMDRLAEILGVRMLGYPYMQRAYLAAVCIAIIGPIVGTFLVHREMAMIGDTLSHTAFAGVAVGLFINATFSLSLSPLLTAFVVAVITALLVELLIEYADTYSDTSLAIVLTGGFAIGSILITATDGGIAVGIDAYLFGSLATVLKADTGLLVFMSLLVGGVVSLAYRPLVYVTFDATAARAARIRVRRYKRLMVVLTAFVVVSAMQIMGVILVVAMLVVPVATAALVAQSFKQSIALAILAGEFAVIIGVTVSYAYDIAAGGSIVISAIGVYATVLGLEKLARETPISTVMKWGRNHEKRGEDGSKAGSGEED